The genomic region CTATATTCATACAAAGGAAATTACTCCTATTTCTTAGAGAAAAAAGAGCAGCGACTAGCGCAAGAGCAAGCCAGCGTAGAGAAGGCTAAGAACCTCTACGTAAAGGAGCTCGACTGGATGCGTAGGCAGCCTAAGGCACGCACCACCAAAAGCAAGTCGCGCATTGACGATTTCTACAAAATCAAAGAGGCTGCCCACAAGCGACGCAAGGAGCACGCAGTGCAGCTCGAGATCAATATGGAGCGGTTAGGTAGCAAGACAGTGGAGTTCCACAATGTGAGCAAAGCCTTTGGTGAGAAGCAGATACTCAGTAAGTTTGACTATACTTTTGTGCGTGGTGAGCGCGTTGGTATCATCGGGAAGAACGGTACGGGGAAGTCTACTTTCCTGAATATGCTCACGGGTAGTGTAGTACCTGATGCAGGGAAGATTGTGGTGGGCGATACGGTGAAGATCGGCTATTATACCCAAGAGGGTATCGAAGTGGTGGCGGGGCAAAAGGTGATTGAGGTCATCCTCAAGTATGGCGAGTACATCCCGCTACTGAAAGGCAAAACGCTCTCAGCGGCACAGCTATTGGAGCGGTTCCTCTTCGACCGCAAAAAGCAATACGACTATGTAGAGAAACTCAGCGGGGGCGAGCTCAAGCGGCTATACCTCTGCACGGTGCTCATTCAGAACCCTAACTTTCTCATATTGGATGAGCCTACAAACGACTTGGATGTGGTAACCCTCGGTGTGCTGGAAGAGTTCTTACTCGACTACCCTGGGTGCTTGGTGGTAGTGTCGCACGACCGCTTTTTTATGGATAAGATAGTTGATCACCTCTTTGTTTTTCAAGGAAATGGTGTAGTGGACGACTTCCCTGGTAACTACACTGATTACCGCGTATACGAGGAGAGTACGCCCCCTGCCGAAGTGAGCCCTGAAAAGAAGGAGCCTCAGAAGAACACGTGGCGTAAAGATGGGCTTAGAGGGCTGACTTTCAATGAGCAGAAAGAGTACAACCGCTTAGAGAAGGAGATTGCAAAATTAGAAGAAGAAAAAGCGGCTATTGAGGCGGACTTTGCCTCTGGCACACTCAGTGGGGAAGCTATTCAGGAGAAATCAGTAGCATTGCAACAGACTATCAGCACATTAGACAGCAAAACCGAACGTTGGTTCGAGCTATCAATGAAGTTAGAAGAAGGGAACGAGTAGCTTTTTCTTGGCATCTGACTTCGTTCTGGGTTCGTTCTGACTTCGTGATGTGTTCGAGATGTGTTCGGGTAGTGCTCGAGATCGGTGGGGTACTTATTGAAAAAACCTTTCGGGAGGAGTCCGAAGGGTACCTATTGCCTGCCGATACCGAAGCTCGTGTCTCGGTAGGTAAAACCTATCGTACCCCCACGTTTGAGGAGCTCTACACACGCAATATCTTCAGCGGACACGCTTTCTTAGGCAATGAAAACCTCCTGCCTGAGGATGGTATCTCAGCTGAGCTAAACCTAAAGAAAACAAGCCTATTTAATGAGCGAAAGAGCAATCTGAGCAACAAACTCGGCGCAAGCTATAACAACATCAAAGATAAAATACACAATGTGCTATTAGATATTGATGCTGGCACCCCCCGTACGCAGTACATCAACATCAGTAAATACCAGAGCTATAACCTAATGAGCACTAACAATCTGCACCTTCCACAGTGGGATTTCTCTCTGGGGGCTTCCTTAGTGTGGATCTCTCAAAAAATAGAAACCGAAAAGTACAAGAACGACGACCGCTTCCTGATGAACCTCAATGCCAACGCAAGCGCCTCATACAACATCAAGAAGTGGAACACTGCTGTATCGGCTTATTACAAGCTCATGGGCAAATCGCAGATGTGGCTTGCCTCAGGCGATGGCTACGTGATTGCCGACTTAGACCCCTACGGCTGGCTCGACCTCTCAGTACAAAAGCAGTTCCTAAAGCACAAGCAACTCAAAAGTGTTTCTCTCATAATGAAAAAAGACAGGCGTAAGTGCCTGTCTTTTTCATTACTGTGCGTGAGTAAGCTCAGAGAAGAGCTGCTCTAAATCCTTGTGTTTGTGGTTTATTTGCAGTATCTTTAAGCCATTGGCAGAAGCAAAGTCAAACACTGCTGGGCGCATATCTTCCTCAGTATCAAAGGTAAGCGTATAGAGAAAGTCGTATACATTTTCAGCAGTCTTAATCTTAGGGATTTGCTGCAATAGCCTTTCTTCCACCCTAAGATCAAAAGCAACCTCAATAACTTGCTGCTTGTCTTGCAGTTGGCTCATCTTTTTATCCAAAACGATATTACCCTTGTGAAGCACTATCACGCGGTCGCAAACGGCTTGTATTTCCTGCATAATGTGCGAAGAGAGCAACACTGTCTTATGTTTTCCCAACTCACGTATAATATGGCGTATCTCAGTGAGCTGATTGGGGTCTAAGCCCGTGGTGGGTTCGTCGAGTATCAGTATCTCGGGGTCGTGCAAAAGCGCCGAAGCCAAGCCTACCCTCTGGCGGTAGCCTTTGGAGAGCTGCTCAATCTTCTTATGGCTTTCAGGGCTCAACCCCGTAAGGGCAATTACCTCCTCTACCCTACCCTTAGGCACGTTGGGATAGAGGTCGACTATAAAACTAAGGTACTCGCGCACATACATTTCCGTATACAGAGGGTTGTGTTCAGGCAGATAGCCAATGCGCTTTTTGGCTTCCAAGGGCTGACTGAGGATATTCACCTCGCCGATGCGCACCTCTCCACTGGTAGGGATAAGTGCCCCTGTGAGCATTTTCATCGTAGTGGATTTGCCCGCGCCATTAGGTCCTAAAAAGCCCGTAATCTCGCCCTTCTCCAAGCGAAAGTTAATGGCATTGACGGCTACCTGTTCGCCGTATACTTTGGTTAGATTCTGTACTTCTACTGACATCACTTCTATTTTGGGCGACAAAGGTAGGCATTTTTGTCAAAATAAACAGCATATCAACCCTATTTTTTAATAAAATCCTTTTGCAATTGGTATTTTCCTCGCTGAAGAACCTCATACGGTAGCTCCTGGATCCGTTCTGAATCCGTCTTGACTTCGTTCTGACTTCGTTGTGTGTTTTCCCTGTGTTCTCTGGGTATCTTCTGGGTGTTCTCCGCGTATTCAGGATCCTGAGGAGATCCTTGCCGTATTTATAGGAATGCTATTCACAGGCAGTTTAAGCATTGACTACAAGCATATTACCTACTTATTAAGATACAAACTGTTTAAATATTTCAGTTTTAGGACATAAAAGTATTGCTATTTCGGAAAGTTGTTGTATCTTTGCCGATGAATTAATAACTAAGTAATTAACAACTTAATCATTTTATTTATGTCAAAGACAAAATACACAAGAACGCAGACCAGTCTGCACCCAGAGATTATAGATATGCTCAACGAGCAGGTGAGTAAGGAAGCTGAGGCAAGCTCTTTGTACTTAGCAATGGCTTCGTGGACGGAGTACAATGGCTATTCGCGCAGTGCTGAGTTTTTCTACAATCACGCTGTAGAGGAACGCGACCATATGATGAAGATTTTCCGTTTCCTCAACGAGAATGGTGCACGCGCTTATGCCCCTGAAGTAGGTAAGGTAGAACAGGAATTTAAGTCGCTCAAGGAGGTTTATGAGAAGACTTTGGAACACGAAATCAAGGTAACACAGTCGATCTTTGCCATCTTTAAGAAAGCGCGCCAATCCGATGACTATGCCTCTGAGAATTTTTTACAGTGGTTCGTTGAAGAGCAGCTTGAAGAAGAGAAGTTGGTACACTCAATTCTCGACTTGTTTGAGTTCACTACCGACAAAGATTCACCAATCGCATTAAAGCTCATCGACGAGCGTATTCCATTAGAAAACGAGTAATGATATTAGTAACAGGCGGAACAGGAATGGTGGGTAGCCACTTGCTTTTCGAACTTACGAAAGAGCGAGCAAGGAAGGTACGTGCTATTTACAGGAAAGAGCCTTCGCTTGAGAGTGTAAAACGTATCTTTACCGACTTATCGGCTGATGGTGAGCAGCAGTTCGCCACTATTGAGTGGGTAAAGGCAGATTTAGACGATATCCCTGCGCTGGAAGTGGCATTCAGGGATGTTGTTTTTGTTTTTCACTGTGCAGGCTTTATCTCTTATGACCCTAAGGATTTTGATAAGCTCATCAAAATCAATGTAGAAGGCACGGCAACTATTGTAAACTTGTGTCTCTCTTTTGGCGTACAGAAGTTGTGCTATGTGAGTTCGGTAGCGAGCCTATCGGCAGCAGTGGGCAAGGTAGCCGATGAGCAGAATGAGTGGAATCCAGAGGCGCGCAACAGCGACTATGCCATCAGCAAACACGGCGGTGAGATGGAGGTGTGGCGCGGTTCGCAAGAGGGCTTAAAGGTGATAATCGTAAACCCTTCAATCATCTTGGGACGCAGTGATTACAACTCAGGTTCGGGATTGTTATTCAAACAAGTAGCCTCTGAGTCCCCACGCTACACCACAGGAGGCTCTGGCTATGTAGATGCAAAAGATGTGGCACGGGCTATGGTGGCTTTGCAGTTCTCCGAGGTTGCCAACGAACGCTTTGTGCTCAATGCGGCAAACCTAACCTATAAAGAGATCTTTGAGAAGATAGCCAAAGTATTGGGAGTAAAAGCACCTACAAAGCCCATTTCGCATAAGGCATTGCGCTTTATGGCACGAGTAGATGGCTTTTTGAGTTTTCTGCGGCTTAAGAAACGCACCCTTACCCTTGTACTTGCAGATGCTGGTGGAGAGGTAAAGCAATACAACGGAGAGAAGATTACTAAGACGATTGACTTTCAGTATACTGATATCGATAAGACGATTGAGGAAGTTGGGAAGGACTACGTTAAAAGTCAGGGATTAGGAGGAATTAATGATTAAGAAAGCGTTAAAATATCTTTTAAAGGCAGTGAAGGCAGTAGTAGTTTTTATCCTTACATACGGACTGCTGTGCTTGCTTTTGCCTATGATACGCATCCCCTCAGAGAAGACTAATGAGGAAAAGAGCATAGAGATTTACATCACTACCAATGGAGCGCATACCGATATAGTGGTGCCTACCCATAGCGAGTATATCAACTGGGAGGAGAAGGTATTACCCATCTATACCAAAGGCGGTAAAGCGGCTCAGTGGCTTGCTTTTGGTTGGGGCGACAAGGGGTTTTACCTCAATACGCCTACGTGGGCAGATTTGAAGTTTTCGACAGCAGTGAAGGCTGCTTTTTGGATGAGTGAGTCGGCAATGCACTGCACCTACGAAAGTGACCCAACATACGAACTGACCAGCGTGGCTATACAAATCAGCCCTACACAGTACAAGCGACTTATCAGCTATATTGACGGTCGCTTTGATAAAGACGCTCAGGGACGTTATATACCAATAACCACTGATGCGGTCTACGGCAATGACGACACCTTCTATGAGGCAAAGGGCACGTATAACTTCACTTATACTTGCAATACTTGGGCAAACTACGCCCTTAGGGCAGCAGGGCAACAATACGCCCTATGGACAGCCACCGATATGGGTATTTTTAGGCATTATAAAGAATAACACAACTGACCATTGAAACTTATCCGTTACATATTATTTCCTTTTGCACTTCTCTATGGGGTAGTTATCAGGCTACGACACTGGTGCTATGACTGTGGGATATTTAGGTCTGTCAGTTTTGACATTCCTACGATATGCGTTGGAAATGTAAGTGTGGGTGGCACAGGAAAGACGCCTATGGTAGAGTATCTGATCCGTCAGTTGAGAGGTACTCATAAGGTTGGGGTGCTCAGTCGTGGCTATAAGCGACAACGGAAAGGATTTGTATTGGCGGAGGAAAGCTCGACTGTATATGACTTAGGTGATGAGCCTTTTCAGTTTTGGAGAAAGTTTCCCGAAATTCATTTAGCCGTTGATGCTAATCGAGTAGAGGGGATAGAACGCCTCATAGCTTTAGACAATCCTCCTGATATAGTGATACTTGATGATGCTTTTCAGCATAGAAAGGTCAAAGCCAAAATAAATATCGTACTGACGGCTTATGGTCATCTTTTTAGTGATGATTGGCTACTGCCTACAGGAAATCTACGTGATATTGTAGCGAGAGTGCGAGTAGCTGATGTAGTGGTTGTTACCAAATGCCCTGAGGAGCTATCTG from Capnocytophaga haemolytica harbors:
- a CDS encoding TonB-dependent receptor domain-containing protein — its product is MCSRCVRVVLEIGGVLIEKTFREESEGYLLPADTEARVSVGKTYRTPTFEELYTRNIFSGHAFLGNENLLPEDGISAELNLKKTSLFNERKSNLSNKLGASYNNIKDKIHNVLLDIDAGTPRTQYINISKYQSYNLMSTNNLHLPQWDFSLGASLVWISQKIETEKYKNDDRFLMNLNANASASYNIKKWNTAVSAYYKLMGKSQMWLASGDGYVIADLDPYGWLDLSVQKQFLKHKQLKSVSLIMKKDRRKCLSFSLLCVSKLREELL
- the gldA gene encoding gliding motility-associated ABC transporter ATP-binding subunit GldA; its protein translation is MSVEVQNLTKVYGEQVAVNAINFRLEKGEITGFLGPNGAGKSTTMKMLTGALIPTSGEVRIGEVNILSQPLEAKKRIGYLPEHNPLYTEMYVREYLSFIVDLYPNVPKGRVEEVIALTGLSPESHKKIEQLSKGYRQRVGLASALLHDPEILILDEPTTGLDPNQLTEIRHIIRELGKHKTVLLSSHIMQEIQAVCDRVIVLHKGNIVLDKKMSQLQDKQQVIEVAFDLRVEERLLQQIPKIKTAENVYDFLYTLTFDTEEDMRPAVFDFASANGLKILQINHKHKDLEQLFSELTHAQ
- a CDS encoding NAD-dependent epimerase/dehydratase family protein codes for the protein MILVTGGTGMVGSHLLFELTKERARKVRAIYRKEPSLESVKRIFTDLSADGEQQFATIEWVKADLDDIPALEVAFRDVVFVFHCAGFISYDPKDFDKLIKINVEGTATIVNLCLSFGVQKLCYVSSVASLSAAVGKVADEQNEWNPEARNSDYAISKHGGEMEVWRGSQEGLKVIIVNPSIILGRSDYNSGSGLLFKQVASESPRYTTGGSGYVDAKDVARAMVALQFSEVANERFVLNAANLTYKEIFEKIAKVLGVKAPTKPISHKALRFMARVDGFLSFLRLKKRTLTLVLADAGGEVKQYNGEKITKTIDFQYTDIDKTIEEVGKDYVKSQGLGGIND
- a CDS encoding TIGR02117 family protein; amino-acid sequence: MIKKALKYLLKAVKAVVVFILTYGLLCLLLPMIRIPSEKTNEEKSIEIYITTNGAHTDIVVPTHSEYINWEEKVLPIYTKGGKAAQWLAFGWGDKGFYLNTPTWADLKFSTAVKAAFWMSESAMHCTYESDPTYELTSVAIQISPTQYKRLISYIDGRFDKDAQGRYIPITTDAVYGNDDTFYEAKGTYNFTYTCNTWANYALRAAGQQYALWTATDMGIFRHYKE
- the lpxK gene encoding tetraacyldisaccharide 4'-kinase is translated as MKLIRYILFPFALLYGVVIRLRHWCYDCGIFRSVSFDIPTICVGNVSVGGTGKTPMVEYLIRQLRGTHKVGVLSRGYKRQRKGFVLAEESSTVYDLGDEPFQFWRKFPEIHLAVDANRVEGIERLIALDNPPDIVILDDAFQHRKVKAKINIVLTAYGHLFSDDWLLPTGNLRDIVARVRVADVVVVTKCPEELSEEERVRITKKLQQRKDQIVVFAEIAYGKEVLSKEAHYPLDTFLEKTFTLVTGIANPAPLLRFLREKKAQFKHLQFADHHTFSKDEISKLEKEERILTTEKDFVRLEGQLNNVYSLPIEMKFLTERDQKMFGTVFDGL
- a CDS encoding ABC-F family ATP-binding cassette domain-containing protein; protein product: MNLLSVENVSKAFGERVIFENISFGINKDQKIAFIAKNGTGKTTLLNIISGKDAPDTGQIVARKGIHIGFLSQNPIFNEDLTIEETIFAVENPILHVIQEYEHALQHPEDEVGYQRAFEKMERLSAWDFETQYKQILSRLKLDDLSLKVGQLSGGQKKRLALANVLIAKPDLLILDEPTNHLDLEMIEWLEQYFAKEKLTLFIVTHDRYFLERVCNEIIELDVGELYSYKGNYSYFLEKKEQRLAQEQASVEKAKNLYVKELDWMRRQPKARTTKSKSRIDDFYKIKEAAHKRRKEHAVQLEINMERLGSKTVEFHNVSKAFGEKQILSKFDYTFVRGERVGIIGKNGTGKSTFLNMLTGSVVPDAGKIVVGDTVKIGYYTQEGIEVVAGQKVIEVILKYGEYIPLLKGKTLSAAQLLERFLFDRKKQYDYVEKLSGGELKRLYLCTVLIQNPNFLILDEPTNDLDVVTLGVLEEFLLDYPGCLVVVSHDRFFMDKIVDHLFVFQGNGVVDDFPGNYTDYRVYEESTPPAEVSPEKKEPQKNTWRKDGLRGLTFNEQKEYNRLEKEIAKLEEEKAAIEADFASGTLSGEAIQEKSVALQQTISTLDSKTERWFELSMKLEEGNE
- a CDS encoding ferritin — its product is MSKTKYTRTQTSLHPEIIDMLNEQVSKEAEASSLYLAMASWTEYNGYSRSAEFFYNHAVEERDHMMKIFRFLNENGARAYAPEVGKVEQEFKSLKEVYEKTLEHEIKVTQSIFAIFKKARQSDDYASENFLQWFVEEQLEEEKLVHSILDLFEFTTDKDSPIALKLIDERIPLENE